A region of Antedon mediterranea chromosome 8, ecAntMedi1.1, whole genome shotgun sequence DNA encodes the following proteins:
- the LOC140056440 gene encoding lathosterol oxidase-like: MDVILDVCDRHLLTPYVYSTSWQEDDILRQFISLFFITVIGGTLVYIIPATFSYFFIFDHKLKEHPLFLKNQVRREIIYTLNSVPFMAFITTFLFVLEVRGYSKLHDNFTNNTLGYAGVAFSVVTFLLFTDMCIYWIHRWLHHKLIYKYIHKFHHMWKVPTPFASHAFHPIDGFLQSCPYHMYAFLFPLNKFVYLAMFVFVNFWTVSIHDGDYRVPPQLEPLVNGSAHHTDHHLFYNYNYGQFFTLWDRIGGSFRTPSAFEGKGPMVEVNRVLRERHENGKTEKKQTIVEKTTCNGHGYNLRTR; this comes from the exons ATGGACGTGATACTGGATGTTTGTGATCGTCACCTATTGACGCCTTACGTGTATTCTACATCATGGCAAGAGGACGACATTCTACGTCAATTCATTTCCCTGTTCTTCATCACTGTTATCGGAGGGACGTTAGTTTACATAATTCCAGCCACGTTTAGCTATTTCTTTATATTTGATCATAAACTCAAGGAACATCCGTTATTTTTAAAG aatcaaGTAAGGAGAGAAATAATCTACACCTTGAATTCAGTTCCTTTTATGGCTTTCATAACAACATTCTTATTTGTACTTGAGGTCAGAGGTTACAGTAAATTACATGACAACTTTACCAATAATACGTTGG gGTACGCTGGCGTCGCTTTTAGCGTCGTAACATTCCTACTTTTCACCGACATGTGCATCTATTGGATCCATCGTTGGTTGCACCACAAACTAATTTACAAATACATCCACAAATTCCATCACATGTGGAAAGTACCTACCCCGTTCGCTAGCCACGCGTTCCACCCGATCGACGGGTTCCTTCAGAGCTGTCCGTACCACATGTACGCGTTCCTATTCCCGTTGAATAAGTTCGTCTACCTCGCCATGTTTGTTTTCGTTAATTTCTGGACTGTGAGTATCCATGACGGAGATTACCGAGTACCTCCACAATTGGAACCTCTTGTGAACGGTTCGGCGCACCACACGGACCACCACCTGTTTTATAACTACAACTACGGTCAGTTTTTCACACTCTGGGACAGGATTGGTGGGTCGTTTCGGACACCTTCGGCGTTCGAAGGTAAAGGACCAATGGTGGAAGTCAACCGGGTCTTACGAGAGCGGCATGAAAATGGAAAGACCGAGAAGAAACAGACGATTGTGGAAAAAACGACTTGCAATGGACACGGCTACAACTTACGTACACGGTAG
- the LOC140056816 gene encoding eukaryotic translation initiation factor 2 subunit 2-like has product MAEDEAIFDPNLLKKKKKKKKSPFDLDAALEGEQATSEPAPNDVQPEAPEPVPEAAPAAQEKDDTALPDLQLDMDELSLKKKKKKKKKPVLLEDMADAIEELEGNKENAPEVPTEVTVAEDESVNMEFTGKKKKAKRKDILESGLADSTGNENIIKDTSGTAWAGTKRDYTYDELLTRAFDIMRAKNPDMATGEKKRFVMRPPQVVRVGTKKTSFVNFSDICKMLHRPPEHLLAFLLAELGTSGSIDGHNQLIIKGRFQQKQIENVLRRYIKEYVTCHTCRSSDTFLHKENRLFFLQCERCQSRCSVQSIKSGFQAVTGKRAQLRAKAN; this is encoded by the exons ATGGCAGAAGATGAGGCG atATTTGACCCAAATTTgttgaagaaaaagaagaagaaaaagaagtcGCCATTTGATTTAGATGCAGCTCTGGAAGGTGAACAAGCAACAAGCGAACCTGCACCAAATGATGTTCAACCAGAGGCTCCTGAACCAGTGCCGGAAGCAGCTCCAGCTGCTCAGGAAAAAGATGACA CCGCCCTCCCAGATTTACAATTAGACATGGATGAACTGTCActgaagaaaaagaagaaaaaaaagaaaaaacctGTTCTATTGGAAGACATGGCAGATGCCATTGAG GAATTAGAAGGGAACAAAGAGAATGCTCCTGAAGTGCCCACAGAAGTAACTGTTGCAGAAGATGAAAGTGTAAACATGGAATTCACAGGAAAGAAGAAAAAGGCAAAAAGGAAAGATATTTTGGAATCGGGTTTAGCTGACTCCACCG GTAACGAAAATATTATTAAGGATACAAGTGGAACAGCATGGGCAGGTACCAAAAGAGATTACACTTATGATGag CTTTTAACGAGAGCATTTGACATCATGAGAGCCAAGAACCCTGACATGGCTACCGGTGAAAAGAAACGATTTGTCATGAGACCGCCACAAGTCGTAAGAGTCGGCACAAAGAAAACGTCATTCGTCAACTTTTCCGATATTTGTAAAAT GCTTCACAGACCTCCAGAACATTTGTTAGCGTTTTTACTCGCTGAGTTGGGTACAAGCGGATCGATTGATGGACACAACCAACTTATTATTAAAGGGCGCTTCCAACAAAAGCAAATTGAAAATGTTCTCAGAAGATACATAA AGGAATATGTCACCTGTCATACGTGTCGATCGTCCGATACATTTCTTCACAAAGAGAATCGTCTGTTCTTCTTGCAATGCGAGAGATGTCAATCTCGTTGCTCCGTACAAAGCATCAAATCAGGTTTCCAGGCCGTCACAGGAAAACGAGCTCAGCTTCGCGCAAAGGCAAATTAA
- the LOC140057424 gene encoding splicing factor 3B subunit 3-like isoform X2 yields MFLYNLTLQRSSGVTHAIHGNFSGTKQQEIVVSRGKIIELLRTEPNTGKVYTLLTHEIFGVVRALMAFKLTGGTKDYIIIGSDSGRIVILEYLPAKNVFDKIHQETFGKSGCRRIVPGQHLAVDPKGRAVMIGAIEKQKLVYILNRDAQARLTISSPLEAHKSNTFCYHIVGVDVGFENPMFACLEVDYEESDSDPTGEAAQTTQQMLTYYELDLGLNHVVRKYSEPLEEHGNFLIPVPGGSDGPSGVLICSENYITYKNLGDQPDIRMPIPRRRNDLDDPERGLIFVCSAAHKTKSMFFFLAQTEQGDIFKITLETDEDMVTEIRLKYFDTVPVATSMCVLKTGFLFVASEFGNHNLYQIAHLGDDDDEPEFSSTMPLEEGDTFFFAPRPLKNLMVVDEMAVSELPGNPNAVWTVKRASDDEFDAYIIVSFVNATLVLSIGETVEEVTDSGFLGTTPTLSSSLIGEDSLLQIYPDGIRHIRSDKRVNEWKTPGKKNIVKCAVNQRQVVIALSGGELVYFEMDPTGQLNEYTERKEMSADVKCMSLATVPAGEQRARFLAVGLDDNTVRIISLDQSDCLQPLSMQALPAPAEALCIVEMGGTEAREESGETGTRGGLYLNIGLQNGVLLRTVLDSVTGDLSDTRTRYLGSRPVKLFRVMMQGSQAVLAMSSRSWLSYWYQSRFHLTPLSYESLEYASGFASEQCPEGIVAISTNTLRILALEKLGAVFNQVSVALKYTPRKFIIPPDSSNLILIETDHNTYTDTTKAQRKQQMAEEMVEAAGEEERELAAEMAAAFINEDLPDTVFGAPKAGAGMWASVIRLLNPVSGNTLHLVSLEQNESALSLAVCKFNSRGEDDLFLVVGTAKDMTLSPRTCSGGFLHTYQITENGCNLQLLHKTPVDDVPAALCAFQGRILVGVGKLLRIYDLGKKKLLRKCENKMIPNIIVNISTVGNRILVSDIQESIHFVRYKRAENKLIIFADDTYPRWITASCILDYNTVVCADKFGNITVLRLPANINDEVDEDPTGSKALWDRGLLNGASQKADIICNFHIGETILSLQKSILIPGGSESLVYTTLSGAVGILVPFTSHEDHDFFQHLEMHMRSEYPPLCGRDHLSFRSYYFPIKSVIDGDLCEQFSSMDTTKQRSVAEELERTPAEVSKKLEDIRTRYAF; encoded by the exons ATGTTTCTGTACAATTTAACATTACAGAGGTCATCCGGAGTGACCCATGCTATCCATGGCAACTTCTCCGGAACAAAACAGCAAGAAATTGTCGTATCGCGTGGAAAAATTATAGAACTTCTACGTACAGAACCAAACACGGGAAAAGTTTACACATTGCTGACTCATGAGATATTTGGCGTTGTGAGGGCGCTCATGGCCTTTAAACTTACTGGTGGAACTAAAG attacATTATCATTGGTTCAGATTCTGGTAGGATTGTCATTCTTGAGTATCTGCCAGCGAAAAATGTCTTTGACAAG aTCCACCAAGAAACGTTTGGAAAGAGTGGTTGTCGACGAATTGTCCCTGGACAACATCTAGCCGTTGACCCCAAAGGTCGAGCTGTCATGATAGGCGCTATCGAAAAACAGAAACTTGTGTATATTTTGAATCGAGACGCTCAAGCGCGACTCACAATATCGTCTCCGCTAGAGGCACACAAGTCCAATACATTTTGCTATCATATTGTAGGCGTTGATGTGGGCTTTGAAAACCCAATGTTTGCATGCCTAGAAGTGGATTATGAG gaATCTGACAGTGACCCTACTGGTGAAGCCGCACAAACCACGCAGCAAATGCTGACATATTATGAACTAGATCTTGGTTTGAATCACGTTGTTAGGAAATACAGTGAACCTCTTGAAGAACACGGCAATTTCCTTATTCCAG TGCCTGGTGGCAGTGACGGACCAAGTGGCGTGCTTATCTGCTCCGAGAATTACATTACCTACAAAAACCTTGGTGACCAACCAGATATCCGAATGCCGATTCCACGGCGAAGGAATGACCTTGATGACCCCGAGCGAGGCCTAATATTCGTCTGCAGTGCTGCTCACAAGACAaag tcaatgtttttctttttagcTCAAACTGAACAGGGAGATATTTTTAAGATAACACTTGAGACAGATGAGGACATGGTTACTGAAATCCGTCTCAAATACTTTGACACGGTCCCTGTTGCCACGTCAATGTGCGTCCTTAAAACTGGGTTTTTATTTGTGGCGTCAGAGTTTGGAAATCA taatttatatcaaatagCGCATCTTGGAGATGATGACGATGAACCAGAATTCAGTAGTACAATGCCGTTGGAAGAGGGCGACACCTTCTTCTTCGCTCCGCGACCTCTCAAGAATTTGATGGTAGTTGA TGAAATGGCTGTGTCAGAACTTCCAGGTAACCCAAATGCTGTATGGACTGTGAAAAGAGCTAGCGATG ATGAATTTGATGCTTACATTATTGTATCTTTCGTCAACGCCACTTTGGTCTTGTCCATCGGAGAAACCGTTGAAGAGGTAACAGATTCGGGATTTCTGGGAACCACCCCAACTCTGTCGTCATCACTTATCGGTGAAGACTCTCTTTTACAG ATTTATCCTGACGGAATCCGACATATTCGATCCGATAAACGTGTGAATGAATGGAAAACACCCGGAAAAAAGAACATTGTCAAATGTGCCGTTAATCAGAGACAG gtTGTAATTGCTCTTTCTGGTGGTGAACTTGTGTATTTTGAAATGGATCCT ACTGGTCAACTAAACGAATACACAGAAAGGAAGGAGATGTCAGCAGACGTCAAGTGCATGAGCCTGGCTACCGTGCCAGCTGGTGAACAGAGAGCTAGGTTCTTAGCTGTCGGCCTAGATGACAACACAGTCAGAATCATCTCTTTAGATCAATCG GATTGTCTGCAACCTCTCAGTATGCAGGCTCTACCAGCCCCAGCTGAAGCACTCTGTATTGTAGAGATGGGTGGAACGGAGGCGAGAGAAGAGTCTGGCGAAACCGGTACAAGGGGTGGATTGTACCTTAATATTGGCCTTCAG AATGGTGTATTATTAAGGACGGTCTTGGACTCGGTGACTGGTGATTTATCAGACACAAGGACACGTTACCTTGGCTCAAGACCAGTTAAACTGTTCAGGGTTATGATGCAGGGATCTCAGGCC GTGTTGGCAATGTCCAGCCGGTCATGGTTGAGTTATTGGTACCAGTCTCGTTTCCATCTAACGCCGTTGTCTTACGAGTCGTTGGAGTACGCTTCGGGTTTTGCGTCTGAACAGTGTCCAGAAGGTATTGTAGCCATCTCTACTAACACGTTGAG AATTTTGGCATTGGAGAAGCTAGGAGCAGTTTTCAATCAGGTTTCCGTGGCGCTTAAATACACACCAAGGAAGTTTATTATTCCGCCTGATAGTAGTAATCTAATTCTAATCGAAACTGACCACAATACATATACAGATACAACGAAAGCTCAGCGTAAACAACAAATGGCAGAG GAAATGGTTGAAGCAGCCGGAGAAGAAGAGCGAGAGCTAGCCGCTGAGATGGCAGCAGCGTTTATCAACGAAGATTTACCAGACACCGTGTTTGGAGCCCCTAAAGCTGGCGCTGGTATGTGGGCATCGGTTATTAGGCTGCTCAATCCGGTATCTGGGAACACGCTGCATTTGGTGTCTTTAGAACAAAACGAATCAGCTCTAAG CCTTGCTGTATGCAAATTCAACAGCAGAGGTGAGGATGACTTGTTTCTTGTTGTTGGCACCGCTAAGGACATGACGCTGAGCCCTCGCACATGCTCAGGAGGGTTCTTGCATACGTACCAAATCACAGAGAATGGATGTAATCTGCAGTTGTTACATAAG ACGCCAGTGGATGATGTACCAGCTGCCCTATGTGCATTCCAAGGTAGGATACTTGTAGGTGTTGGGAAATTACTCAGAATATATGATCTTGGAAAGAAGAAATTACTGAGAAAATGCGAAAATAAg ATGATCCCAAATATCATTGTGAACATTTCGACGGTCGGTAACCGTATTCTTGTAAGTGACATACAGGAGAGTATACACTTTGTGCGGTATAAACGTGCGGAGAACAAGTTGATAATATTCGCAGATGACACGTATCCTCGTTGGATCACCGCTTCTTGTATCCTTGACTACAACACTGTTGTCTGTGCTGACAAGTTTGGCAATATTACAGTC CTTCGACTTCCGGCTAACATCAACGATGAGGTAGATGAGGATCCGACCGGTTCCAAAGCATTGTGGGATAGAGGCCTGTTAAACGGGGCATCACAAAAGGCCGATATAATTTGCAATTTCCATATAGGTGAAACAATCCTATCGCTACAAAAGTCAATCTTGATTCCTGGCGGATCAGAATCACTTGTTTACACGACACTGTCCGGAGCTGTTGGGATTCTGGTGCCGTTTACATCACATGAG GATCATGACTTTTTCCAGCATCTTGAGATGCATATGAGATCAGAGTACCCACCATTATGTGGCAGGGATCATCTCTCATTTAGGTCTTACTACTTTCCAATCAAG AGTGTAATTGATGGTGATCTTTGCGAACAGTTCAGTTCAATGGATACAACGAAGCAACGAAGCGTAGCAGAGGAATTGGAACGAACACCAGCTGAG GTGTCAAAGAAACTTGAAGACATAAGGACACGATATGCATTCTAA
- the LOC140057424 gene encoding splicing factor 3B subunit 3-like isoform X1 has product MFLYNLTLQRSSGVTHAIHGNFSGTKQQEIVVSRGKIIELLRTEPNTGKVYTLLTHEIFGVVRALMAFKLTGGTKDYIIIGSDSGRIVILEYLPAKNVFDKIHQETFGKSGCRRIVPGQHLAVDPKGRAVMIGAIEKQKLVYILNRDAQARLTISSPLEAHKSNTFCYHIVGVDVGFENPMFACLEVDYEESDSDPTGEAAQTTQQMLTYYELDLGLNHVVRKYSEPLEEHGNFLIPVPGGSDGPSGVLICSENYITYKNLGDQPDIRMPIPRRRNDLDDPERGLIFVCSAAHKTKSMFFFLAQTEQGDIFKITLETDEDMVTEIRLKYFDTVPVATSMCVLKTGFLFVASEFGNHNLYQIAHLGDDDDEPEFSSTMPLEEGDTFFFAPRPLKNLMVVDELESLSPIMACQIADLANEDTPQMYAACGRGPRSSMRVLRHGLEVSEMAVSELPGNPNAVWTVKRASDDEFDAYIIVSFVNATLVLSIGETVEEVTDSGFLGTTPTLSSSLIGEDSLLQIYPDGIRHIRSDKRVNEWKTPGKKNIVKCAVNQRQVVIALSGGELVYFEMDPTGQLNEYTERKEMSADVKCMSLATVPAGEQRARFLAVGLDDNTVRIISLDQSDCLQPLSMQALPAPAEALCIVEMGGTEAREESGETGTRGGLYLNIGLQNGVLLRTVLDSVTGDLSDTRTRYLGSRPVKLFRVMMQGSQAVLAMSSRSWLSYWYQSRFHLTPLSYESLEYASGFASEQCPEGIVAISTNTLRILALEKLGAVFNQVSVALKYTPRKFIIPPDSSNLILIETDHNTYTDTTKAQRKQQMAEEMVEAAGEEERELAAEMAAAFINEDLPDTVFGAPKAGAGMWASVIRLLNPVSGNTLHLVSLEQNESALSLAVCKFNSRGEDDLFLVVGTAKDMTLSPRTCSGGFLHTYQITENGCNLQLLHKTPVDDVPAALCAFQGRILVGVGKLLRIYDLGKKKLLRKCENKMIPNIIVNISTVGNRILVSDIQESIHFVRYKRAENKLIIFADDTYPRWITASCILDYNTVVCADKFGNITVLRLPANINDEVDEDPTGSKALWDRGLLNGASQKADIICNFHIGETILSLQKSILIPGGSESLVYTTLSGAVGILVPFTSHEDHDFFQHLEMHMRSEYPPLCGRDHLSFRSYYFPIKSVIDGDLCEQFSSMDTTKQRSVAEELERTPAEVSKKLEDIRTRYAF; this is encoded by the exons ATGTTTCTGTACAATTTAACATTACAGAGGTCATCCGGAGTGACCCATGCTATCCATGGCAACTTCTCCGGAACAAAACAGCAAGAAATTGTCGTATCGCGTGGAAAAATTATAGAACTTCTACGTACAGAACCAAACACGGGAAAAGTTTACACATTGCTGACTCATGAGATATTTGGCGTTGTGAGGGCGCTCATGGCCTTTAAACTTACTGGTGGAACTAAAG attacATTATCATTGGTTCAGATTCTGGTAGGATTGTCATTCTTGAGTATCTGCCAGCGAAAAATGTCTTTGACAAG aTCCACCAAGAAACGTTTGGAAAGAGTGGTTGTCGACGAATTGTCCCTGGACAACATCTAGCCGTTGACCCCAAAGGTCGAGCTGTCATGATAGGCGCTATCGAAAAACAGAAACTTGTGTATATTTTGAATCGAGACGCTCAAGCGCGACTCACAATATCGTCTCCGCTAGAGGCACACAAGTCCAATACATTTTGCTATCATATTGTAGGCGTTGATGTGGGCTTTGAAAACCCAATGTTTGCATGCCTAGAAGTGGATTATGAG gaATCTGACAGTGACCCTACTGGTGAAGCCGCACAAACCACGCAGCAAATGCTGACATATTATGAACTAGATCTTGGTTTGAATCACGTTGTTAGGAAATACAGTGAACCTCTTGAAGAACACGGCAATTTCCTTATTCCAG TGCCTGGTGGCAGTGACGGACCAAGTGGCGTGCTTATCTGCTCCGAGAATTACATTACCTACAAAAACCTTGGTGACCAACCAGATATCCGAATGCCGATTCCACGGCGAAGGAATGACCTTGATGACCCCGAGCGAGGCCTAATATTCGTCTGCAGTGCTGCTCACAAGACAaag tcaatgtttttctttttagcTCAAACTGAACAGGGAGATATTTTTAAGATAACACTTGAGACAGATGAGGACATGGTTACTGAAATCCGTCTCAAATACTTTGACACGGTCCCTGTTGCCACGTCAATGTGCGTCCTTAAAACTGGGTTTTTATTTGTGGCGTCAGAGTTTGGAAATCA taatttatatcaaatagCGCATCTTGGAGATGATGACGATGAACCAGAATTCAGTAGTACAATGCCGTTGGAAGAGGGCGACACCTTCTTCTTCGCTCCGCGACCTCTCAAGAATTTGATGGTAGTTGATGAACTGGAAAGTCTTTCACCTATTATGGCCTGCCAG aTAGCTGATCTTGCCAACGAAGACACCCCACAAATGTACGCTGCATGCGGTAGAGGTCCAAGGTCATCCATGCGTGTCCTTCGTCATGGTCTTGAG GTATCTGAAATGGCTGTGTCAGAACTTCCAGGTAACCCAAATGCTGTATGGACTGTGAAAAGAGCTAGCGATG ATGAATTTGATGCTTACATTATTGTATCTTTCGTCAACGCCACTTTGGTCTTGTCCATCGGAGAAACCGTTGAAGAGGTAACAGATTCGGGATTTCTGGGAACCACCCCAACTCTGTCGTCATCACTTATCGGTGAAGACTCTCTTTTACAG ATTTATCCTGACGGAATCCGACATATTCGATCCGATAAACGTGTGAATGAATGGAAAACACCCGGAAAAAAGAACATTGTCAAATGTGCCGTTAATCAGAGACAG gtTGTAATTGCTCTTTCTGGTGGTGAACTTGTGTATTTTGAAATGGATCCT ACTGGTCAACTAAACGAATACACAGAAAGGAAGGAGATGTCAGCAGACGTCAAGTGCATGAGCCTGGCTACCGTGCCAGCTGGTGAACAGAGAGCTAGGTTCTTAGCTGTCGGCCTAGATGACAACACAGTCAGAATCATCTCTTTAGATCAATCG GATTGTCTGCAACCTCTCAGTATGCAGGCTCTACCAGCCCCAGCTGAAGCACTCTGTATTGTAGAGATGGGTGGAACGGAGGCGAGAGAAGAGTCTGGCGAAACCGGTACAAGGGGTGGATTGTACCTTAATATTGGCCTTCAG AATGGTGTATTATTAAGGACGGTCTTGGACTCGGTGACTGGTGATTTATCAGACACAAGGACACGTTACCTTGGCTCAAGACCAGTTAAACTGTTCAGGGTTATGATGCAGGGATCTCAGGCC GTGTTGGCAATGTCCAGCCGGTCATGGTTGAGTTATTGGTACCAGTCTCGTTTCCATCTAACGCCGTTGTCTTACGAGTCGTTGGAGTACGCTTCGGGTTTTGCGTCTGAACAGTGTCCAGAAGGTATTGTAGCCATCTCTACTAACACGTTGAG AATTTTGGCATTGGAGAAGCTAGGAGCAGTTTTCAATCAGGTTTCCGTGGCGCTTAAATACACACCAAGGAAGTTTATTATTCCGCCTGATAGTAGTAATCTAATTCTAATCGAAACTGACCACAATACATATACAGATACAACGAAAGCTCAGCGTAAACAACAAATGGCAGAG GAAATGGTTGAAGCAGCCGGAGAAGAAGAGCGAGAGCTAGCCGCTGAGATGGCAGCAGCGTTTATCAACGAAGATTTACCAGACACCGTGTTTGGAGCCCCTAAAGCTGGCGCTGGTATGTGGGCATCGGTTATTAGGCTGCTCAATCCGGTATCTGGGAACACGCTGCATTTGGTGTCTTTAGAACAAAACGAATCAGCTCTAAG CCTTGCTGTATGCAAATTCAACAGCAGAGGTGAGGATGACTTGTTTCTTGTTGTTGGCACCGCTAAGGACATGACGCTGAGCCCTCGCACATGCTCAGGAGGGTTCTTGCATACGTACCAAATCACAGAGAATGGATGTAATCTGCAGTTGTTACATAAG ACGCCAGTGGATGATGTACCAGCTGCCCTATGTGCATTCCAAGGTAGGATACTTGTAGGTGTTGGGAAATTACTCAGAATATATGATCTTGGAAAGAAGAAATTACTGAGAAAATGCGAAAATAAg ATGATCCCAAATATCATTGTGAACATTTCGACGGTCGGTAACCGTATTCTTGTAAGTGACATACAGGAGAGTATACACTTTGTGCGGTATAAACGTGCGGAGAACAAGTTGATAATATTCGCAGATGACACGTATCCTCGTTGGATCACCGCTTCTTGTATCCTTGACTACAACACTGTTGTCTGTGCTGACAAGTTTGGCAATATTACAGTC CTTCGACTTCCGGCTAACATCAACGATGAGGTAGATGAGGATCCGACCGGTTCCAAAGCATTGTGGGATAGAGGCCTGTTAAACGGGGCATCACAAAAGGCCGATATAATTTGCAATTTCCATATAGGTGAAACAATCCTATCGCTACAAAAGTCAATCTTGATTCCTGGCGGATCAGAATCACTTGTTTACACGACACTGTCCGGAGCTGTTGGGATTCTGGTGCCGTTTACATCACATGAG GATCATGACTTTTTCCAGCATCTTGAGATGCATATGAGATCAGAGTACCCACCATTATGTGGCAGGGATCATCTCTCATTTAGGTCTTACTACTTTCCAATCAAG AGTGTAATTGATGGTGATCTTTGCGAACAGTTCAGTTCAATGGATACAACGAAGCAACGAAGCGTAGCAGAGGAATTGGAACGAACACCAGCTGAG GTGTCAAAGAAACTTGAAGACATAAGGACACGATATGCATTCTAA
- the LOC140057426 gene encoding mitochondrial import inner membrane translocase subunit Tim21-like, with product MRFSVLARFCHHSVLSNGSPIRCVFSFTHCCRYFGRNKGIRHEINRWVASASNNKGIAKSKTKGSQQIQIGKKVAQASKDLTYIAVVVVGAVLLIAMFYTVGQELMDSKSPNSVFTRSLKLCKNNYEVVEAIGEPVKGYGEMDRRGRRRHVSHMIFTKNDIQYMRMKFYIEGSKQKGTVHLQVEQVASGKLEYNYMYVDLDGYPQRRLIIEDGNKL from the exons ATGAGATTTAGTGTATTAGCAAGATTTTGCCATCATTCCGTCCTCTCTAATGGCTCACCCATCAGATGCGTCTTTTCATTTACACACTGCTGCAGATATTTTGGAAGAAATAAAGGGATCAGGCATGAAATCAATCGATGGGTTGCATCGGCATCAAATAACAAAGGCATTGCGAAGTCTAAAACCAAGGGTTCTCAACAAATTCAGATTGGGAAAAAAG TTGCACAGGCAAGTAAAGACTTAACATACATAGCTGTTGTTGTAGTTGGTGCAGTCTTATTAA TTGCAATGTTCTATACTGTCGGCCAAGAGCTAATGGACTCAAAAAGTCCAAATTCAGTTTTCACAAGAAGTTTAAAgttatgtaaaaataattatgag GTTGTAGAAGCGATTGGAGAACCTGTAAAGGGATACGGTGAAATGGACAGGAGAGGGCGCCGTAGGCATGTTAG cCACATGATTTTTACCAAAAATGATATCCAATATATGAGAATGAAGTTTTACATTGAGGGCAGTAAACAGAAAGGCACAGTGCATCTACAAGTTGAGCAG GTTGCAAGTGGTAAGCTAGAGTACAATTACATGTACGTGGATCTAGACGGCTACCCGCAAAGGAGATTAATCATCGAAGATGGAAATAAACTTTGA